Sequence from the Fragaria vesca subsp. vesca linkage group LG4, FraVesHawaii_1.0, whole genome shotgun sequence genome:
AATCATTTTAAGTTTTTAACCAGTTGGTAACAAAACCAGGACAGGCAGAACTGGAGCAAAATCCGGGAAAACAGAATGAACAAAACAAAAAAAAATGAATGCAGGGGAGCGTTTTTCAAAATGGAGGCCATCAATGAGAAAGCTACTTATAATAATACCGGTCACTGATAGTTGTGGACGCCATCATTGTTTTCACTAACCAACATGTGAAGCTCAGAATAAAACTAGACCAAATCACTCTACAGTCGAAACTCAATAGAAGGGACTATAATATAGCAAGTAGGTCTGGATTGGTAACCAACATAATATATATTCGATCAGCAAATATGTTAATTAATTATTTGATTAGTTAATCAGCAATTTAGCATATGATCGTCGTCATCATCAACATGGGAATGGCCGTTTCTGAAACGCCAAGCCACTTCCTGGGTTTATCCAAAAAAGGACAACTGTTTATATATTCTTAATTTTTGCTTAGATTTTATATTTTATATTTTATGTTTAGTGTTTCGGCGTATTGAAACTTCTAACGAAAAGCCGATCAATTAAGCAGTGTGTCTTAGTTATTTGATCACTTCACATTTTGTAGTTTTAATATAAGAGTATTTTCAGTACCCGGCTTGTATCTTCAGATACATACATTGATGATCATGATCAAAATAAATAATATAAAAATATGACGATCAAACTATGAATTTTTACAAATAATTAAGATTGTGTCCTATAAATACACGATTTTCATTTTTAATACTCTATATTCATTTTACCTAATAACTGAATGGGACCCGCGCAATAGTAAATACTAAATAAACAAAGAGAGATTTGGATTGAGTCAAAGGGAGGTCGCGTACCTGTTTACGGCCGCAGTCCAACTGGTGAATGAGGACCTCCACCATCTCGCCGCCGGCGAAGCAGTTCTTGACGATCTTCATCTTCATCAGACGGTCCTGAATCGGCAGCCTCAGCCTCAACACCCTCACGATCCCTATCATCTGGTCCGTCAGTTCCTCCTCGAGATCATCAAACCCGTAAACAGGCGAAGCGGGCGCGTCGTCGGGGCATTTCGACCCGATCATCTCCTTCAACCTCTGGTCAAACTCGCCGCTGTTCCTCAGCGAATTCAGCGCCACCAAACCGCCGAACAGCTTCTCGTTGAAGAATATCTGAGGCACCGCCGACGTGCCGGTCCTCTCGATCAGCTCCTTCTCCCGCTGCGGGTACACGTCCACGTTGATCTCCACGAATCTCAGTCCTTTCTCCTTCAAGAAGCTCCGGACGGCTGTGCAGTCGCGGCAATTGGACCTGGAGAAGAAGCTGATCCGGCCTTTGAGACTCGCCGCCGTTTGCTGCTCCGTCTCGCTCTTCATCTTCACCGTCACTGTCAGGCCGGAGAGGTTGAACTCCGTCACGCTCGGCTTCAGAAACTCGTCGGCGAAATTGCTCTCCTTGAGCGACGAGAACCTCTTCAAAAACGCCGACGAGAAGTCGTTGCTTCTCTCCCGGATGAGCTTCCCTATCGCCGGCATTAAATTCTGATTCTTCTCCGAAGCGGCGTCGTTCGGAGAAGGAGGAGGCGAGTCGTGAAGGCCACGCGGCGCCTCGGGCTTCGGGAGCTGTGCATGCGGTTGGAGGACCCCTGCCAGCTCCTCCGTAACGGCTAATGTCACGTGCTCCGACTCTTCCGCAGAAGCCGTTTCAGTCTTAACGACGTCGTCGCCGTTCTCGAGGTACGCTTCTCCATTCTCACCACTGACGTCATTATCAGTTATTTCCTCCGGCGGTGACTCGTTTAGTTTTCCGGTGGCTTTGGTAATGATAACCTCCCCGAGGTTAATTTCGGTAGTTCCATTTTGAGGAGGAGTTTCATTTTGAGAGGGATCCATTTCCGACCTCAAAACAACTGGTAGAGAGAAAAGATGTTAAAATTTGAGAAGCCTGTAATGAAAAACCCTAGTAAGACAAAGCCATAAAAGAGAGAGAGAGCTGGGAATAGACAAGCGAAGAAAGCAAAGGTTTAGAGCGATGGCGAGAGCGAACGATGAAATCGGAGAGGTTTTATGGAGGAAAGGCCAGAGGTTTATGCAGAAGTGGTCAAACACGTCCAGATATTTGGACTGACTTGGGCCTAATCCGGGATTGCCGGCCCAACACAATGAAAAATCTAACCGTCCTCTATGGGTTTGTATTATAAGTTATAGACTATAATCGCCTTCCCGCACGCTAGGTCTAGGTGACACTGTTGGGGGTTATTTTGTAAATTCAGGAGTTAGTTAGGAAAGCCGTTAGATTTGGTTTGGCGACTCGCGGGTTGTCCCCGTAGACACGCCAAGTGGCAGAGAGATTGCTGCTAGTCGTTGCTTTGACTTTTCAAAATATGGAAATGGGTTATGCAGAAATTACCAATCTTCCTCTTTTGTTTTTCACAACGGAATTGGTTTTTACTTGCCAAATAAAACTTTTTACCGATAGGTGTTGTTGACTAATATTTATGTAGTGGTCAGAAAATAGAAGTATCTGTGATAAGACAGAATAACCGTTTCGATTGAGTTAATCTTTATGGATTTATTACCTCATTAGAGCCTTGGAGGTTAAAAATCAGAGGAGGAGGAAGAATGAAGAACCTTGGTTTTTACTTCCATATTTGTCTTTCATAAAATGCATCATTTCATGATTTCATATGTCATATTCAACTATAGTTTAATTTTCAGGTAATATACATGTCTCTTGGATATAAATAGCCAAGTCTTCAGGTCTGCATTTCCATTGCGGTTTATACAATGCAGATTTTATTTTATTCTTTTGGCTTACGTGCAAAGTGGATTGATAGACAATATATATATATATATATATATACAATTCTCAGGTGCGGACGTCCGCACCAAAGTTTTGGTGCGGATTTCCATTTNNNNNNNNNNNNNNNNNNNNNNNNNNNNNNNNNNNNNNNNNNNNNNNNNNNNNNNNNNNNNNNNNNNNNNNNNNNNNNNNNNNNNNNNNNNNNNNNNNNNNNNNNNNNNNNNNNNNNNNNNNNNNNNNNNNNNNNNNNNNNNNNNNNNNNNNNNNNNNNNNNNNNNNNNNNNNNNNNNNNNNNNNNNNNNNNNNNNNNNNNNNNNNNNNNNNNNNNNNNNNNNNNNNNNNNNAAAAAAAAATGGACGGACTGAATTCTGCCCGGTTGTGTTCATACCAGAAAAACTCGAGTTTGTGGGCCTTAACGATCACCAAATTGGCTGAAATTTTGCAGAGATGATCTACACAATATTATCTAGATACTAGACGGTGAAGATGAGGAAATTCGATCGGAAAGTGGTGCAAAAATGGAAATCCGCACCGAAACCTCCGGTGCGGACGTCCGCAGCCAAGAAGGGCTGTATATATATATATATATATATATATATGTATACATATAGTTCAATATATGCTAGTCTCTTCTACTGTGGATGCATGATATGTACGTCTGTATTCTTATAAGATTATGGATTGTGGTTGACTCGGCAACTGTTTATATTTCTTTAATTCAAAGTCCAGCTTATGAATTTGTTATGGTCTACTTTGTATTTTGCTATTGAATTACTGACTGAGAGTCTGTTTGACTAAGTTAATATTTCTGGTATAGAGGATTAGAGGTGAGTAGGTTGAAATTCTAGCTTTGGACTTGTGTAATTTCCTAGAACTACAAGCCATCAACCTGTTGTTATATTGTTCTTCTTCCTGGCTTTGATTTCTCTTGCCTATATCTGTGTTTAAGCTCGGAGCTGACATGCTTGAAAAATGAA
This genomic interval carries:
- the LOC101295807 gene encoding uncharacterized protein LOC101295807 yields the protein MDPSQNETPPQNGTTEINLGEVIITKATGKLNESPPEEITDNDVSGENGEAYLENGDDVVKTETASAEESEHVTLAVTEELAGVLQPHAQLPKPEAPRGLHDSPPPSPNDAASEKNQNLMPAIGKLIRERSNDFSSAFLKRFSSLKESNFADEFLKPSVTEFNLSGLTVTVKMKSETEQQTAASLKGRISFFSRSNCRDCTAVRSFLKEKGLRFVEINVDVYPQREKELIERTGTSAVPQIFFNEKLFGGLVALNSLRNSGEFDQRLKEMIGSKCPDDAPASPVYGFDDLEEELTDQMIGIVRVLRLRLPIQDRLMKMKIVKNCFAGGEMVEVLIHQLDCGRKQAVEIGKQLAKRHFIHHVFGENEFEDGNHYYRFLEHEPFIPKCYNFRGSINDCEPKPAAKVGQRLTKIMSAILESYASDDRRLLDYIGISNSEEFRRYINLVQELHRVNLFELSPDERLAFFLNLYNAMVIHAVIRIGRPQGIIERRSFYNDFQYIVGGYSYSLSTIENGILRNNRRPPYSLAKPFGAGDSRIQLACAKVNPIVHFGLCNGTRSSPIVRFFSPQVIEAELRCAAREFFKSGGMEVNLDKRTVYLTQIIKWFDNDFGQDKDILKWILNYLDPTRAGLLTHLLGDGGPIHISYQNYDWSMNS